From a single Intestinibaculum porci genomic region:
- the tnpB gene encoding IS66 family insertion sequence element accessory protein TnpB (TnpB, as the term is used for proteins encoded by IS66 family insertion elements, is considered an accessory protein, since TnpC, encoded by a neighboring gene, is a DDE family transposase.), translating into MLRELTGIKRIVIRTGKTDLRRGITGLASVIAAEYHMNPMEKGTIYLFCGGRRDRIKGLLYEEGGWVLIYVRLSKGSAFQWPRDDQEARDITREQYERLLDGFTLDGTINKR; encoded by the coding sequence ATGCTTAGAGAACTGACAGGCATCAAAAGAATTGTAATAAGAACCGGAAAGACTGATCTGCGCAGAGGCATTACCGGTCTGGCTTCAGTTATAGCCGCTGAATATCATATGAATCCGATGGAAAAAGGAACCATTTATCTTTTCTGCGGTGGCAGAAGAGATCGTATCAAGGGGCTTCTTTACGAAGAAGGCGGATGGGTTCTTATCTATGTCCGACTTTCAAAAGGAAGTGCCTTTCAGTGGCCTAGAGATGATCAGGAAGCTCGTGATATAACGCGTGAACAGTACGAAAGACTGTTGGACGGATTTACTTTGGATGGTACAATAAATAAGCGCTGA